Proteins encoded together in one Orbaceae bacterium lpD01 window:
- a CDS encoding ATP-binding protein, translating into MFWKILIIFWIIFVIAFQTTWIAFSFYVENNRSEFSFVHIPTKVNMIAQLLHVFGKDDAEKFVQSLPEVEQSFFQIVSLDEFESLLDGTDQMVEVSDSDNVVTYREIAVGPDGVSYLVSFTNFEQPTENTSLFHMPIPLVLMGLFGGLLFSLFLAWNLTRPMKLLQKGFFRVSQGDLSVRLFSKLKRRHDELSDLARDFDAMVEKLNILITGRQQLLHDVSHELRTPLARLQLAIGLAQQNKKNIDDSLQRIELESQRLDRLIGEILSFSRTEGSNALDEYFDLKDLIKVVIDDANYEAEPMGIVVKAVLSPVSNSIIKGNAEQIRRAIENIIRNSIRFSKPGQEVEVSLRELDKYLQISVKDQGPGVEEHKLSSIFEPFVRIQSPQLGKGYGLGLAIVRKIIHAHNGTINASNIENGGLNVTIKLPFWK; encoded by the coding sequence AGACAACTTGGATCGCTTTTTCGTTTTATGTCGAAAATAACCGGTCTGAGTTTTCTTTCGTTCATATTCCAACCAAAGTGAATATGATCGCACAACTATTACATGTTTTCGGTAAAGATGATGCTGAGAAATTTGTTCAAAGCTTACCTGAAGTAGAGCAATCTTTTTTCCAAATTGTTTCGTTGGATGAATTTGAATCTCTACTAGATGGTACTGATCAAATGGTTGAGGTTTCTGATAGCGACAATGTGGTGACTTATCGAGAAATAGCTGTCGGTCCAGATGGTGTCTCTTACTTAGTTTCATTCACTAATTTTGAACAACCAACCGAAAATACCTCGTTATTCCATATGCCTATTCCATTAGTGTTAATGGGACTATTTGGCGGGTTATTATTCAGTTTATTTTTAGCCTGGAACTTAACCAGACCAATGAAGTTATTACAGAAAGGATTCTTTAGAGTTTCTCAGGGTGATCTTTCTGTACGACTGTTTTCTAAATTGAAACGTCGTCATGATGAATTGAGTGATTTGGCACGTGATTTTGATGCGATGGTTGAAAAACTTAATATTTTGATTACGGGCCGTCAGCAATTGCTTCATGATGTCTCGCATGAATTAAGAACCCCTTTAGCACGTTTACAATTAGCGATTGGTCTGGCGCAACAGAATAAGAAAAATATTGACGATTCTTTACAGCGCATTGAATTAGAATCACAGCGTTTAGATCGCTTAATTGGTGAGATTTTATCTTTTTCTCGTACTGAAGGTAGTAATGCTTTAGATGAGTATTTTGATTTGAAAGATTTAATCAAAGTTGTTATCGATGATGCTAATTATGAAGCAGAGCCGATGGGGATTGTGGTTAAAGCGGTGCTTTCACCAGTATCGAATTCAATCATTAAAGGGAATGCTGAGCAGATCAGGCGGGCAATTGAAAATATTATTCGCAATTCAATTCGTTTTTCCAAACCTGGTCAAGAAGTTGAAGTCTCTTTGCGCGAACTTGATAAGTACTTACAAATCAGCGTGAAGGATCAAGGTCCAGGTGTTGAAGAACATAAGTTATCGAGTATTTTTGAACCTTTTGTTCGTATCCAATCACCTCAATTAGGTAAAGGATATGGCTTAGGATTAGCGATTGTTCGTAAAATTATCCATGCCCATAATGGTACAATTAATGCCTCAAATATTGAGAATGGCGGCTTAAATGTCACCATTAAACTCCCTTTCTGGAAATAA